In Blattabacterium cuenoti, a single window of DNA contains:
- a CDS encoding GYDIA family GHMP kinase produces MNYSLYNTFFSNGKLLLTGEYIILYGANSIALSTRQGQSLTVCYEKNMHSKSYLYWSSITNNNKYWFKGIFSIPKMDIFYDNNNRQIANNLKNCILKFKSIQKHFLQQSFITIYVTTKLEFPINWGLGSSSTLISNIAKWADINDILILLKHNKIQGIGSGYDIACSFYQESIIFKLQNNNIPMITPIKFNPSFKKQLFFLYLNKKKNTVAGIKLFINKNKTISKLIIDLISSITNKILFCKTLKEFEKLLFQHEKIISDTLGLPTVKEKLFPDYLGLVKSLGTWGGDFVLISFRSGMKKYFYKKGFNTIISFEKMIL; encoded by the coding sequence ATGAATTATTCATTATATAATACTTTTTTTAGTAATGGTAAATTATTATTAACAGGAGAATATATTATTTTATATGGAGCTAATAGTATAGCATTATCTACAAGACAAGGACAATCATTAACTGTTTGTTATGAAAAAAATATGCATTCAAAATCATATTTATATTGGAGTAGTATTACTAATAATAATAAATATTGGTTTAAAGGCATTTTTAGCATTCCTAAAATGGATATTTTTTATGATAATAATAATAGACAAATAGCTAATAATTTAAAAAATTGTATTTTAAAATTTAAAAGTATACAAAAACATTTTTTGCAACAATCATTTATAACAATTTATGTGACAACAAAATTAGAATTTCCTATAAATTGGGGATTAGGTAGTAGTTCTACTTTAATCAGTAATATAGCAAAATGGGCTGATATAAATGATATTTTGATTTTATTAAAACATAATAAAATTCAAGGAATAGGTAGTGGATATGATATAGCGTGTAGTTTTTATCAAGAATCTATTATATTTAAATTACAAAATAATAATATACCAATGATTACGCCTATTAAATTTAACCCATCATTTAAAAAACAACTTTTTTTTCTATATCTTAATAAAAAAAAAAATACTGTTGCAGGAATTAAATTATTTATTAATAAAAATAAAACAATTTCAAAATTAATTATAGATCTGATCTCTTCTATTACTAATAAAATATTATTTTGTAAAACATTAAAAGAATTTGAAAAATTATTATTTCAACATGAAAAAATTATTTCAGATACCTTGGGCCTTCCTACTGTAAAAGAAAAATTATTTCCAGATTATTTAGGATTAGTAAAAAGTTTAGGAACTTGGGGGGGTGATTTTGTTTTAATAAGTTTTAGAAGTGGAATGAAAAAATATTTTTATAAAAAAGGATTTAATACAATTATTTCATTTGAAAAAATGATATTATGA
- the lepB gene encoding signal peptidase I: MMYSYILFSIIFLLIEHIIHVLGTWKLYKIMGFSLLEIIIPIYNIFILLKLFKKSCLWILFMCIPLTSIFLIVYLWINLIRLFIKNINIKHILWLFCSCGLYIYYINYYSSSRIKDINLYKFKPLFKNKKEYHMVFAIIFSFLIHNYVIQPYLIPTSSMEKTLLVGDFILVSKIHYGLRLPMTPLSIPFVHNTIFGFIKSYLPIKWPYFRIQTAEQQLIKRNALIVFNYPKDEHHSIIDKKDNYIKRCVGLPGDIIYINNGILFINHQSDELYSKQLKYKQQCYIIKTKYIPLNLNFIKENLSIKEIDIIGNKKNEYFYYAMLTKQNIFHIKQLCNNVFFIKPICFTKQQIAEQSMYIPWNIDYFGPLYIPKKGDTIRLNLRNCYIYYDIIKYEQHNNIKINNVFKVRNNYYFMMGDNRHNSFDSRYWGLVPEDHIVGQPILIWMSIDWDRQNPLNLFKWKIRWIRIMKIIDYNHYYLSMSLIFLFICVLIYFLFAL; encoded by the coding sequence ATGATGTATTCATATATTTTATTTAGTATAATTTTTTTGCTTATAGAACACATAATTCATGTATTAGGAACATGGAAATTGTATAAAATCATGGGGTTTTCTTTATTAGAAATAATAATTCCTATATATAATATATTCATACTGTTAAAATTATTCAAAAAATCTTGTTTATGGATATTGTTTATGTGCATTCCTTTAACTAGTATATTTCTAATAGTTTATTTATGGATTAATTTAATTCGTTTATTTATTAAAAACATAAATATTAAACATATTTTGTGGTTATTTTGTTCTTGTGGTCTATATATATATTATATTAATTATTATTCTAGTTCTAGAATAAAAGATATTAATTTATATAAGTTCAAACCATTGTTCAAAAACAAGAAAGAATATCATATGGTCTTTGCTATAATATTTTCTTTTTTAATTCATAATTATGTAATTCAACCTTATTTAATTCCTACTTCTTCCATGGAAAAAACTTTATTAGTGGGAGATTTTATTTTAGTCAGTAAAATACATTATGGGTTACGATTACCTATGACACCTTTATCAATTCCTTTTGTACATAATACAATTTTTGGTTTTATCAAATCTTATTTACCAATTAAATGGCCTTATTTTCGTATTCAAACAGCTGAACAACAATTGATTAAAAGAAATGCTCTTATTGTTTTTAATTATCCTAAAGATGAACATCACAGTATAATTGATAAAAAAGATAATTATATTAAACGTTGTGTTGGATTACCAGGAGATATAATTTACATAAACAATGGTATTTTATTTATAAATCATCAATCTGATGAATTGTATTCTAAACAATTAAAATATAAACAACAATGTTATATTATAAAAACAAAATATATTCCATTAAATCTTAATTTTATTAAAGAAAATCTTTCTATTAAAGAAATAGACATAATAGGTAATAAAAAGAATGAATATTTTTATTACGCAATGTTAACCAAACAAAATATTTTTCATATAAAACAGTTATGTAATAATGTTTTTTTTATAAAACCAATTTGTTTTACAAAACAACAAATTGCAGAACAATCTATGTATATTCCCTGGAATATTGATTATTTTGGTCCATTATATATTCCTAAAAAAGGTGATACGATTAGATTAAATTTAAGAAATTGTTATATTTATTATGATATTATTAAATATGAACAACATAATAATATTAAAATAAATAATGTGTTTAAAGTTAGAAACAATTATTATTTTATGATGGGTGACAATAGACATAATTCTTTTGATTCTCGTTATTGGGGTTTAGTTCCAGAAGATCATATAGTTGGACAACCAATTTTAATATGGATGAGTATTGATTGGGATAGACAAAATCCTTTAAATTTATTTAAATGGAAAATTCGTTGGATACGAATTATGAAAATAATAGACTATAATCATTATTATTTATCAATGTCTTTAATTTTTTTATTTATATGTGTTTTAATTTATTTTTTATTTGCTTTATGA
- the mutL gene encoding DNA mismatch repair endonuclease MutL — translation MNKDYIKFLPKQLINQIAAGEVIDRPASVVRELLENSIDANSNKIDIFIKNYGNNLIQVVDNGYGMSYNDAKNSFKKHATSKIQTNQDIFRITTKGFRGEALAAIAAIGQLEIQTTNNNNFLGLQIIIEDGIIKQENTLSMLKGTRISVKNIFYNTPARKKFLKSTRIEFNHIINELYKIVLAHRNITYRFYHNDKILFYLKNNHSLKDRIQEIFYKKKYQLIPINIKNHNIIINGFISSPDLSKIKGDQFIFVNNRCIQNIILHKTIVNAYKGIINNFRSISYFIFIYTNPILINWNIHPSKKEVALEELHIISNLINIKIKQLLYNQYRINKEQLDKSYDSNSMSQDNKFFHSLKQLSDTEKIIHLQNCINNVNILDKYFINNIDIMNKLSDYVFNNTINTFQINDKYVIFSWKNKYLIFVDQHKAHQNILFEFFSSKKKRNNSISQTVLFPIKINLLEKELMSLRNICNDLMEIGFHLYLLKNSAYFYAIPYKLHQNVIINIFKQILTYSFKKGDKNNKNMIIKYISKFAAIQYGTVLNSYQMESLIKDFFTCKKIIQSHYPIFFILKKNILQQTII, via the coding sequence ATGAATAAAGATTATATTAAATTTCTGCCAAAACAATTAATTAATCAAATTGCTGCTGGAGAAGTAATAGATAGACCAGCATCTGTAGTTAGAGAATTATTAGAAAATTCAATAGATGCTAACTCAAATAAAATCGATATTTTCATAAAAAATTATGGAAATAATTTAATTCAAGTAGTGGATAATGGATATGGTATGAGTTATAATGACGCTAAAAATAGTTTTAAAAAACATGCTACTTCTAAGATACAAACAAATCAAGATATTTTTAGAATAACAACTAAAGGATTTCGTGGAGAAGCATTAGCTGCTATTGCAGCTATAGGGCAATTAGAAATACAAACTACAAATAATAATAATTTTTTAGGATTACAAATAATTATAGAAGATGGAATAATTAAACAAGAAAATACTCTTAGCATGTTAAAAGGAACACGAATATCAGTTAAAAATATTTTTTATAATACTCCAGCTAGAAAAAAATTTTTAAAATCTACTAGAATAGAATTTAATCATATAATAAATGAACTATATAAAATAGTTCTTGCTCATAGAAATATTACATATCGTTTTTATCATAATGATAAAATTTTATTTTATTTAAAAAATAATCATTCTTTAAAAGATAGAATACAAGAAATTTTTTACAAAAAAAAATATCAATTAATTCCTATTAATATTAAAAATCATAATATTATTATTAATGGATTTATTAGTTCCCCAGATTTATCAAAAATAAAAGGAGATCAATTTATATTTGTTAATAATCGTTGTATTCAAAATATAATTTTACATAAAACTATTGTAAATGCTTATAAAGGAATAATAAATAATTTTCGATCAATTTCTTATTTTATTTTTATTTATACAAATCCAATATTAATAAATTGGAATATACATCCATCTAAAAAAGAAGTTGCTTTAGAAGAATTACATATTATATCTAATTTAATTAATATAAAAATCAAACAATTATTATATAATCAATATAGAATAAATAAGGAACAATTAGATAAATCTTATGATTCTAATTCTATGTCTCAAGACAATAAATTTTTTCATTCTTTAAAACAACTTTCGGATACAGAAAAAATTATTCATTTACAAAATTGTATTAATAATGTTAATATATTGGATAAATATTTTATAAATAACATTGATATTATGAATAAATTATCTGATTATGTATTTAATAATACAATAAATACATTTCAAATTAATGATAAATATGTAATTTTTTCATGGAAAAACAAGTATTTAATATTTGTAGATCAACATAAAGCTCATCAAAATATTTTATTTGAATTTTTTTCATCAAAAAAAAAACGAAATAATTCAATAAGTCAAACGGTTCTTTTTCCAATTAAAATTAATTTATTAGAAAAAGAATTAATGTCATTAAGAAATATTTGTAATGATTTAATGGAAATTGGATTTCATTTATACTTATTGAAAAATTCTGCTTATTTTTATGCAATTCCTTATAAACTACATCAAAATGTGATAATTAACATTTTTAAACAAATTTTAACATATTCGTTTAAAAAAGGAGATAAAAATAATAAAAATATGATAATAAAATATATATCTAAGTTTGCTGCTATTCAATATGGCACTGTATTAAACTCTTATCAAATGGAATCTTTAATTAAAGATTTTTTTACTTGTAAAAAAATAATTCAATCTCATTATCCTATTTTTTTTATTCTTAAAAAGAATATTTTACAACAAACAATTATTTAA
- a CDS encoding Rne/Rng family ribonuclease: MIKKLVIHADEQNVKIAFLENDNLLEIHIENLKKEFSVGDIYLGIVKKISYGLNAAIIDIGYSKGAFLHYKDILFQSNIILKKKTQLIESFHNYLLCHHTIEEEEEEEEEEEEEEKKKNFYSIENILQLGQKILVQISKEAISNKGPKLTTKISIPGKNLILIPFSEKIYVSHQINNYKEKIRLISIIQKLKPKNYGIIIRTASYAIKHDILKRELFFLISKWKSILNQLIKCTLPNKVFSECSKTYSLLRDILDKNFKYIYCNNYFLCQEINSYLSWILPKDKIFIKYYEGKLPIFKKYGITKKMQNYLGKHVPLKNGAYLVIEHTEALHVIDVNSGMINHIQDNFLEESDRIENIILKVNLSAATEIARQLRLRDMGGIIIVDFIDMSDPFLKQILYHHLQQEMKNDKAKHKILPPNEFGIVQFTRHRVKPEFKYITNKNTITELEYSPMFYINHIEFIIETMINKKRNNRIELHIHPFVAAYLKKGFPSIQQKWFFKYKKWIKIISNIMFKYTEYQIFDQKHKIILSSFKRN, encoded by the coding sequence ATGATAAAAAAGTTAGTTATCCATGCAGATGAACAAAACGTAAAAATAGCATTTTTAGAAAATGATAATTTATTAGAAATTCATATAGAAAATTTGAAAAAAGAATTTTCTGTTGGAGATATATATTTAGGTATAGTTAAAAAAATATCTTATGGATTGAATGCAGCCATTATTGATATTGGATATTCAAAAGGAGCATTTTTACATTATAAAGATATATTATTTCAATCTAACATTATTCTTAAAAAAAAGACACAATTAATAGAATCTTTTCATAATTATTTATTGTGTCATCACACTATAGAAGAAGAAGAAGAAGAAGAAGAAGAAGAAGAAGAAGAAGAAAAAAAAAAAAATTTTTATTCTATAGAAAATATATTACAACTTGGACAAAAAATTTTAGTACAAATTTCAAAAGAAGCGATTTCTAATAAAGGTCCTAAATTAACTACCAAAATTTCTATTCCAGGAAAAAATTTAATTTTAATTCCTTTTTCTGAAAAAATTTATGTTTCACATCAAATAAATAATTATAAAGAAAAAATTCGATTGATTTCTATTATTCAAAAACTTAAGCCAAAGAATTATGGAATTATTATTCGTACGGCATCCTATGCTATCAAACATGATATTTTAAAAAGAGAATTATTCTTTTTAATAAGTAAATGGAAATCAATTTTAAATCAATTAATTAAATGTACATTACCAAATAAAGTATTTAGTGAATGTAGTAAAACTTATAGTTTATTAAGAGATATTTTAGATAAAAATTTCAAATATATTTATTGCAATAATTATTTTTTATGCCAAGAAATAAATTCATACTTATCATGGATACTACCAAAAGATAAGATCTTTATTAAATATTATGAAGGAAAATTGCCAATATTTAAAAAATATGGAATCACAAAAAAAATGCAAAATTATCTAGGAAAACATGTTCCATTAAAAAATGGAGCTTACTTAGTTATTGAACATACTGAAGCATTACATGTAATAGATGTGAATAGTGGAATGATTAATCATATACAAGATAATTTTCTAGAAGAATCAGACAGAATTGAAAATATAATTTTAAAAGTTAACCTTTCAGCAGCCACAGAAATTGCTAGACAACTTAGATTAAGAGATATGGGTGGTATTATTATTGTAGATTTTATAGATATGTCAGATCCTTTTTTAAAACAAATACTTTATCATCATTTACAACAAGAAATGAAAAATGATAAAGCAAAACATAAGATTTTACCACCAAATGAATTTGGAATAGTGCAATTCACTCGTCATAGAGTAAAACCTGAGTTCAAATATATAACAAACAAAAATACTATAACAGAATTAGAATATTCTCCTATGTTTTATATAAATCATATAGAATTTATTATAGAAACTATGATAAATAAAAAACGTAATAATAGAATAGAATTACATATACATCCTTTTGTAGCTGCTTATCTTAAAAAAGGATTTCCTTCTATTCAACAAAAATGGTTTTTTAAATATAAAAAATGGATTAAAATCATTTCTAATATAATGTTTAAATATACAGAATATCAAATTTTTGATCAAAAACATAAAATTATTTTATCTTCTTTTAAAAGAAATTAA
- the dapB gene encoding 4-hydroxy-tetrahydrodipicolinate reductase — protein sequence MNIAIIGYGKMGKYIEKIATNRNHKISFCSDHTPNLSSISLKKIDVAIEFSTPNSALDNIKICIENNIPIVCGTTGWLDNINLIKDVCLKQNSFAFLYSSNFSIGMNLFYIINQKLSKLLYKTKYQDYNIEIDEIHHKNKKDIPSGTALQLAEIIIDNNLKKDWTLEHSTNDKDNIYIRSKRLGNEIGMHKIKYISKIDDIEIMHKAHSRYGFAFGAVIAAEWIQNKNGFFSMQDVLSL from the coding sequence ATGAATATAGCAATAATAGGATATGGAAAAATGGGAAAATATATAGAAAAAATAGCAACAAATAGAAATCATAAAATTTCTTTTTGCTCTGATCATACTCCCAATTTGTCTTCTATTTCATTAAAAAAAATAGATGTAGCAATAGAATTTAGTACTCCTAATTCTGCTTTGGATAATATAAAAATTTGTATTGAAAATAATATTCCTATTGTATGTGGAACAACTGGATGGTTAGATAATATTAATTTAATTAAAGACGTATGTCTAAAACAAAACTCTTTTGCATTTTTGTATTCTTCAAATTTTAGCATAGGAATGAATCTTTTTTACATTATTAATCAAAAATTATCAAAACTTTTATATAAAACAAAATATCAAGATTATAATATAGAAATAGATGAAATTCATCATAAAAATAAAAAAGATATTCCTAGTGGAACAGCTTTACAATTAGCAGAGATAATAATTGATAATAATCTTAAAAAAGATTGGACTTTGGAACATTCAACAAATGATAAAGATAATATTTATATTAGATCAAAAAGATTAGGAAATGAAATAGGAATGCATAAAATAAAATACATATCTAAAATAGATGATATAGAAATTATGCATAAAGCTCACAGTAGATATGGATTTGCATTTGGAGCAGTTATTGCCGCTGAATGGATACAAAATAAAAATGGATTCTTTTCCATGCAAGATGTTTTATCTTTGTAA
- a CDS encoding citrate synthase, with protein sequence MCGIVNCNINGIVKTFPVIYGSLNEKAINISTLREQTGYITFDPGFKNTSIAKSSISFVDGEKGILLYRGYPIEEIIQKCTFLKTSYLLLNGELPNEKQLHNFSYMINQVNISNNNTKILQIFEKYPINTHPMGILSSLSSILEFMQEENNNNIFIHLLAKFPILAALIYRKKHGLSPVNYDNTLYYTSNIVNMFFATNNDKPNYIIVDALDKLLILHADHEQNCSTTTVRLLSSAHVSLYASIAAGISALWGRLHGGANEAVIEMLENILHNGGNIKKWIEKAKNKKDPFRLMGFGHRIYKNFDPRAIIIKQVAENIMKKLKFNNPILQLAKELEEVAINDSYFIEKKLYPNIDFYSGIIYQAIGIPKDMFTVMFALGRLPGWIAHWKEMRLNQEPLVRPRQIYVGYKKRNIL encoded by the coding sequence ATGTGTGGCATAGTGAATTGTAATATTAATGGAATAGTAAAAACATTTCCAGTTATTTATGGATCTTTAAATGAAAAAGCTATTAATATTTCTACTCTAAGAGAACAAACTGGATATATTACATTTGATCCAGGATTTAAAAATACAAGTATTGCTAAAAGCTCAATTAGTTTTGTAGATGGAGAAAAAGGAATATTATTATATAGAGGATATCCTATAGAAGAAATTATTCAAAAATGTACATTTTTAAAAACTAGTTATTTACTGTTAAATGGTGAACTACCTAATGAGAAGCAATTGCATAATTTTTCATATATGATAAACCAAGTTAATATTTCTAATAATAATACAAAAATTTTACAAATTTTTGAAAAATATCCTATTAATACTCATCCTATGGGTATATTATCTTCATTATCATCTATACTTGAGTTTATGCAAGAAGAAAATAATAATAATATTTTTATTCATTTATTAGCTAAGTTTCCTATATTAGCTGCTTTAATTTATAGAAAAAAACATGGATTATCTCCTGTTAATTATGATAATACTTTGTATTATACTTCCAATATTGTAAATATGTTTTTTGCTACAAATAATGATAAACCAAATTATATTATTGTAGATGCATTAGATAAATTATTAATTTTGCATGCCGATCATGAACAAAATTGTTCTACTACTACAGTACGGTTATTAAGTTCTGCTCATGTTAGTTTATATGCATCTATAGCTGCTGGAATTAGTGCTTTATGGGGCAGATTACATGGAGGAGCTAATGAAGCCGTTATTGAAATGTTAGAAAATATTTTACACAATGGTGGTAATATTAAAAAATGGATTGAAAAAGCAAAAAATAAAAAAGATCCATTTAGATTAATGGGATTTGGACATAGAATTTATAAAAATTTTGATCCAAGAGCAATAATTATTAAACAAGTAGCAGAAAATATTATGAAAAAATTAAAATTTAATAATCCTATTTTACAATTAGCAAAAGAATTAGAAGAAGTAGCGATTAACGATTCTTATTTTATAGAAAAAAAATTATATCCCAATATAGATTTTTATTCTGGTATTATTTATCAGGCTATAGGAATCCCAAAAGATATGTTTACTGTTATGTTTGCTTTAGGTAGATTACCTGGATGGATAGCTCATTGGAAAGAAATGAGATTAAATCAAGAACCATTAGTTAGACCAAGACAAATTTATGTAGGATATAAAAAAAGAAATATTCTTTAA
- a CDS encoding HU family DNA-binding protein encodes MTKADIITEIISETGSERIDTKNIIEIFMKKIKQSLTSGENVYLRGFGSFIIKYRAKKLGRHISKDESIVIPAHNIPAFKPSKSFIELVKEKVPIKTLGLKK; translated from the coding sequence ATGACAAAAGCAGATATAATAACAGAAATCATATCAGAAACTGGATCTGAGAGAATTGACACAAAAAATATTATAGAAATATTTATGAAAAAAATTAAACAAAGTCTGACCTCAGGAGAAAATGTATATCTCAGAGGATTTGGTTCATTTATTATTAAATATAGAGCAAAAAAACTTGGTCGTCATATTTCAAAAGATGAATCTATTGTAATTCCTGCGCATAATATTCCAGCATTTAAACCATCAAAATCTTTTATTGAACTCGTAAAAGAAAAAGTTCCTATAAAAACTTTAGGATTAAAAAAATAG
- a CDS encoding tetratricopeptide repeat protein produces the protein MFLTSKYLNKLVIIFIILISIYIMYFFYKNYFLNFLNEKQAFKELSYAQSYISNGLINKALNYNIKNHSLGLIGILHKYPHTKAGNISKFYAGICYYKLGKYEFSINIMKSFSSKDELLSSIKYGLIGDSFAQLNNNNEAIKNYIKASNISKNTFTTPLYYYKAAMLNFYIKKYAASKLLFNKIIIDYPSFFYYDNVEKYMMFIANKI, from the coding sequence ATGTTTTTAACATCAAAATATTTAAATAAATTAGTAATTATATTTATTATTTTAATTAGTATATATATCATGTATTTTTTTTATAAAAATTATTTTTTAAATTTTTTAAACGAAAAACAAGCTTTCAAAGAATTATCATATGCACAGTCATATATTTCAAATGGATTAATTAATAAAGCTTTAAATTATAATATTAAAAATCATTCATTAGGATTGATAGGAATATTACATAAATATCCACATACCAAAGCTGGAAATATATCTAAATTTTATGCTGGTATTTGTTATTATAAATTAGGAAAATATGAATTTTCTATAAACATAATGAAATCTTTTTCATCCAAAGATGAATTATTATCATCTATAAAATATGGATTAATTGGGGATTCATTTGCACAATTAAACAATAATAATGAAGCTATAAAAAATTATATCAAAGCATCGAATATAAGTAAAAATACATTTACTACACCTCTGTATTATTATAAAGCTGCTATGTTAAATTTTTATATAAAAAAATATGCAGCATCTAAATTATTATTTAACAAAATCATAATTGATTATCCTTCTTTTTTTTATTACGATAATGTAGAAAAATATATGATGTTTATTGCAAATAAAATATAA
- a CDS encoding rhomboid family intramembrane serine protease, with product MNLYISNFNLGSDAVKHLISINILVYAATFVFAQYKLENMFSLYHFMDDRFEIYQLFTHMFIHSKRFFLHIVFNMLALFMFGGLLENLLGMKKFLMIYFLSGVSAAVLQLIFNTSILYSLVHTLDMNQIKMMLNNLDEDDGLQLYSIVYSPMMGASGAVSGIVGAFARFFPKHKIFLLPFPFPIAVRKALVIFILGSLISSLLDLSPGIAHFAHIGGILCGYIMGYYLAKLDNNIY from the coding sequence GTGAATTTATATATATCAAATTTCAATCTTGGATCAGATGCTGTAAAACATTTAATTAGCATCAATATTTTAGTTTACGCAGCTACTTTTGTATTTGCACAATATAAACTTGAAAATATGTTTTCATTATATCATTTTATGGATGATAGATTTGAAATATATCAGCTATTTACTCATATGTTTATTCATTCAAAACGATTTTTTTTGCATATTGTGTTCAATATGTTAGCCTTATTTATGTTTGGTGGGCTTTTAGAAAATCTTTTAGGAATGAAAAAATTTTTAATGATATATTTTTTATCTGGAGTTTCAGCCGCAGTATTACAATTAATATTTAATACTAGTATTCTATATTCATTAGTTCATACTTTAGATATGAATCAAATTAAAATGATGTTAAATAATTTAGATGAAGATGATGGATTACAATTATATAGTATTGTATATTCTCCTATGATGGGTGCTTCTGGAGCTGTTAGTGGAATTGTTGGAGCTTTTGCTCGATTTTTTCCAAAACATAAAATATTTCTTTTACCTTTTCCTTTTCCTATCGCAGTAAGAAAAGCATTAGTCATTTTTATATTAGGTAGTTTAATTTCATCATTATTAGATTTATCTCCTGGAATTGCACATTTTGCTCATATTGGTGGAATATTATGTGGATATATCATGGGATATTATTTGGCAAAACTAGATAATAATATATATTAA
- the ilvA gene encoding threonine ammonia-lyase yields the protein MKIKKNNIYFPYYKEVEKARSILKNIIYNTPLQKNSFLSEKYKANILLKREDLQIIRSYKIRGAYNKIKSLSKKELTNGLVCASAGNHAQGVAYSCNLLKSHVKIYMPNTTPKQKVERVKMFGKEYVEIILRGDTYDSVSYDAIKDCQQNNKIFIHPFDDKKIIEGQATIGLEILEQSNNIKIDYIFIPIGGGGLASGIGSQFQEQSPKTKIIGVEPLGAPSMSSSLKRGQIIELNNIDRFIDGASVKKVGKLTFDICQQVLYELKLVHEGKVCTTMLELYNLDAIIAEPAGAMSIAALDFYSDQIKGKTIVCILSGGNNDITRTEEIRERSLLYEGKKHYFIVNFPQRSGSLKEFVNNILGKKDDIVYFEYYKKTSKEEGPAVIGVELYDKNDFSKLIKRMKTYKVHYQYLNKNLDLFRVLV from the coding sequence TTGAAAATTAAGAAAAATAATATTTATTTTCCTTATTATAAGGAAGTTGAAAAAGCTAGATCAATTTTAAAAAATATTATATATAATACTCCATTACAAAAAAATTCTTTTCTTTCTGAAAAATATAAAGCAAATATTCTTTTAAAAAGAGAGGATTTACAAATTATAAGATCTTATAAAATACGAGGTGCATATAATAAAATAAAAAGTTTATCAAAAAAAGAATTAACAAATGGACTAGTTTGTGCTAGTGCTGGTAATCATGCACAAGGTGTAGCATATTCTTGTAATTTATTGAAATCTCATGTCAAAATTTATATGCCAAATACTACTCCAAAACAAAAAGTAGAAAGAGTAAAAATGTTTGGAAAAGAATATGTTGAAATTATTTTACGAGGTGATACTTATGATTCTGTAAGTTATGACGCTATTAAAGATTGTCAACAAAATAATAAAATATTTATTCATCCTTTTGATGATAAAAAAATTATTGAAGGTCAAGCTACAATAGGCTTAGAAATTTTAGAACAGTCGAATAATATAAAAATAGATTATATTTTTATTCCTATTGGAGGTGGTGGATTAGCTTCTGGAATAGGAAGTCAATTTCAAGAACAAAGCCCAAAAACAAAAATTATAGGGGTAGAACCACTAGGAGCTCCATCGATGAGTTCATCATTAAAAAGAGGACAAATTATAGAATTAAATAATATTGATAGATTTATTGATGGAGCTTCAGTTAAAAAAGTTGGTAAATTAACTTTTGATATATGTCAACAAGTATTATATGAATTAAAACTGGTTCATGAAGGTAAAGTATGTACAACTATGTTAGAGTTATATAATTTAGATGCTATAATTGCTGAACCAGCAGGAGCTATGTCTATAGCAGCATTGGATTTTTATTCTGATCAAATAAAAGGAAAAACAATTGTTTGTATTTTAAGTGGAGGTAATAATGACATAACTAGAACAGAAGAAATACGTGAAAGATCTCTTTTATATGAGGGAAAAAAACATTATTTTATTGTTAATTTTCCTCAAAGATCAGGGTCTTTAAAAGAATTTGTTAATAATATTTTAGGAAAAAAAGATGATATAGTATATTTTGAATATTACAAAAAAACATCTAAAGAAGAAGGCCCAGCTGTAATAGGAGTTGAATTATATGATAAAAATGATTTTTCTAAATTAATAAAAAGAATGAAAACATATAAAGTTCATTATCAATATTTGAATAAAAATCTAGATTTATTTCGTGTATTAGTATAA